From a region of the Nitrospira sp. genome:
- a CDS encoding bifunctional transaldolase/phosoglucose isomerase produces the protein MMHATQIRITNPVRALQAFGQSVWLDYIRRSFITGGALQRLIAEEGVGGVTSNPAIFEKAITGSSDYASALSALRREPGLDAKACYERLAIEDIQSAADLLQPVYARTKRRDGYVSLEVSPHVAHDTQGTLNEAKRLWGAVGRDNVMIKVPATPAGIPAIRQLIGLGINVNVTLLFSQDAYESVADAYLAGLEELSTRSGDLGSVASVASFFVSRIDTAADAEISARLKHSTDAEERASLRSLQGTVAVANAKLAYQRYQALFSGPRWEALARRGATTQRLLWASTGTKNPQYRDVQYVEELIGPETVNTVPPATLDAFRDHGRPESRLTKDLDDAKTVMRALEQAGISMNAITDRLLEEGLQSFSDAFDQLLVAVESHSRGNDSVRLNGWSYSLPADVTAEVRASLKEWSEADRVGRLWNRDPSLWTDEDEHRWLGWLDITDQQLAHFPLLTNLAGETWRRGFTHVLLLGMGGSSLCPEVLKQTFGRQAGYPELHVLDSTDPAQIRTVEKRIQLASTLFIVSSKSGSTLEPMILKHYFFERVQRLVGAKAAVRQFIAITDPGSPLQQIAEANDFRHLYFGVPTIGGRYSALSNFGMVPAAVMGLDIAQFLESAEEMVEACFPSVPVDENPGLKLGTILGVFAKHGRDKVTIVASPGLASFGAWLEQLLAESTGKAGKGIIPVDREPVGHPAVYGADRLFIYIRLQAAPEKSQDEAVDLLERAGHPIVRMTVGELYDLGQEFFRWEFATAVAGAIMDLNPFDQPDVEASKLATKELTAEYERTGTLPPESPILEEGGIALFADPVYAQALRATAGPTPSLGRYLAAHLNRLATGEYFALLAYLEMDPAHEAELQAIRLRVRNVKHVATCMGFGPRFLHSTGQAYKGGPNTGLFLQITCEDAADLPVPGHRYTFGIVKAAQARGDVQVLVERGRRLLRVHLGTDVHAGLARLRSVVEQVLA, from the coding sequence ATGATGCATGCCACACAAATCAGGATTACGAATCCCGTTCGCGCGCTTCAGGCATTCGGCCAATCAGTCTGGTTGGATTATATTCGGCGGAGCTTCATCACCGGCGGGGCATTGCAACGGTTGATCGCTGAAGAGGGAGTGGGCGGCGTGACGTCAAATCCCGCCATCTTCGAGAAAGCCATCACCGGCAGCTCGGACTATGCCAGCGCCTTGAGCGCCCTCCGACGGGAACCAGGTCTGGATGCGAAGGCTTGTTATGAGCGGCTGGCCATCGAGGATATTCAATCGGCAGCCGACCTGTTGCAACCGGTCTATGCCCGCACGAAGCGGCGTGACGGCTATGTGAGCCTGGAGGTGTCGCCCCATGTGGCTCATGACACACAGGGGACGCTCAACGAGGCGAAGCGTCTGTGGGGAGCGGTCGGGCGCGACAACGTGATGATCAAGGTGCCGGCCACGCCTGCGGGTATCCCGGCGATTCGGCAATTGATTGGGTTGGGCATCAACGTCAACGTGACGCTTCTGTTTTCGCAGGACGCCTACGAGTCGGTCGCCGACGCCTACCTCGCGGGGCTGGAAGAGTTGTCGACGCGGAGCGGTGACCTCGGAAGCGTGGCGAGCGTGGCCAGTTTCTTCGTGAGTCGTATTGATACGGCGGCGGACGCCGAAATTTCCGCCCGTCTGAAACACTCGACTGATGCGGAGGAACGAGCGAGCCTCCGGAGTCTCCAGGGAACGGTCGCCGTGGCCAATGCCAAGTTGGCCTATCAACGCTATCAGGCTCTCTTTTCCGGCCCTCGCTGGGAAGCCCTTGCGAGGCGGGGAGCCACGACCCAACGGCTGCTCTGGGCGAGTACCGGCACCAAAAACCCTCAGTATCGCGACGTGCAATATGTCGAGGAACTGATCGGTCCAGAGACGGTCAACACCGTGCCGCCCGCGACGCTTGACGCTTTTCGCGATCATGGCCGTCCTGAGAGCCGGCTGACGAAGGACCTTGATGACGCGAAAACCGTGATGCGTGCGTTAGAGCAGGCAGGAATCTCAATGAACGCGATAACCGACCGACTGCTGGAGGAGGGATTGCAATCGTTCAGCGACGCCTTCGACCAACTGCTGGTTGCCGTCGAGTCGCACTCCCGGGGGAACGATTCTGTGCGACTCAATGGTTGGTCCTACTCGCTTCCGGCGGATGTGACTGCCGAAGTCCGGGCCTCCCTCAAAGAATGGAGCGAGGCTGACAGGGTCGGACGCCTGTGGAATCGTGACCCGTCTCTCTGGACTGACGAGGACGAGCACCGGTGGCTTGGGTGGTTGGATATTACCGATCAACAGTTGGCCCATTTCCCCTTGCTCACCAACCTGGCGGGAGAAACCTGGCGCAGGGGGTTTACCCATGTCCTATTGTTGGGAATGGGCGGGTCGAGTCTTTGCCCTGAAGTCCTCAAGCAGACGTTTGGCAGGCAAGCGGGATATCCGGAACTCCACGTGCTCGATTCAACCGATCCGGCCCAGATCAGAACCGTTGAGAAACGAATCCAGCTCGCAAGCACGCTGTTCATCGTGTCGAGCAAGTCCGGGAGTACTCTTGAGCCGATGATTCTGAAACACTATTTTTTTGAACGGGTCCAGCGGCTTGTCGGGGCCAAAGCCGCCGTCCGGCAATTCATCGCGATCACGGACCCCGGTTCTCCATTGCAACAAATCGCTGAAGCCAATGATTTTCGGCATCTCTATTTCGGCGTGCCGACGATCGGAGGCCGCTATTCGGCGCTGTCGAATTTCGGCATGGTGCCCGCAGCGGTCATGGGGCTCGATATCGCTCAGTTTCTCGAGAGTGCGGAAGAAATGGTGGAGGCCTGTTTCCCGTCTGTCCCTGTCGACGAGAATCCCGGCTTGAAACTGGGCACGATCCTCGGGGTGTTCGCGAAGCACGGCCGCGATAAGGTGACGATTGTGGCCTCACCAGGCCTGGCTTCGTTCGGTGCCTGGCTCGAACAACTGCTGGCCGAGTCGACCGGCAAGGCGGGCAAGGGAATCATTCCGGTCGATCGTGAGCCCGTGGGACATCCCGCAGTCTATGGCGCGGATCGTCTATTCATCTATATCCGATTGCAGGCGGCTCCGGAGAAGAGCCAAGACGAAGCCGTCGATCTGCTCGAGCGGGCGGGACACCCGATCGTCCGCATGACAGTGGGTGAACTCTACGACTTGGGGCAGGAATTTTTCCGCTGGGAATTTGCCACGGCGGTGGCGGGGGCGATCATGGACCTCAATCCATTCGACCAGCCGGATGTTGAGGCCAGCAAATTAGCTACCAAGGAGTTGACCGCGGAGTATGAACGAACCGGGACGCTTCCCCCGGAATCTCCGATTCTCGAAGAGGGCGGGATCGCACTGTTTGCTGATCCAGTCTATGCCCAAGCGCTCCGGGCAACGGCAGGTCCAACTCCGTCGCTCGGACGGTATCTCGCAGCCCATCTGAATCGGCTCGCAACCGGCGAGTACTTTGCTTTGCTGGCTTATCTTGAGATGGATCCCGCACATGAGGCGGAGCTCCAAGCCATACGTCTGAGGGTGCGGAACGTCAAACACGTCGCCACCTGCATGGGGTTTGGCCCGCGATTTCTCCATTCCACGGGACAGGCCTATAAAGGAGGACCGAATACGGGTCTCTTTCTCCAAATCACCTGCGAGGATGCCGCAGATCTGCCTGTGCCCGGTCATCGATATACGTTCGGTATCGTCAAGGCGGCTCAGGCACGGGGAGATGTTCAGGTCTTGGTGGAGCGAGGAAGGCGGCTGCTGCGAGTGCATCTGGGAACCGACGTCCACGCAGGCTTGGCGAGGCTGAGGTCGGTGGTGGAGCAGGTGCTGGCATGA
- the tkt gene encoding transketolase produces MTIQRIDEQCINTIRTLSIDAVQQANSGHPGTAMALAPVVYGLWQHFLRFDPQDPIWPNRDRFVLSIGHASMLLYSLLHLCGVKAVNPQYETVGKPAVTLDDIKQFRQLNSKCPGHPEYRWTTGVETTTGPLGQGAATSVGMAIAGRWMGTYFNRPDFQMINYDVYALCGDGCMMEGVTGEAASLAGHLKLSNLCWIYDNNHITIEGRTDLAFSEDVAARFFAYGWKVTRVADANDLFMLDRALTTFRETQDRPTLIIVDSHIAYGSPHKQDSSAAHGEPLGEEEVKLAKRYYGWPEDARFLIPAGVPEHFQHLMGTRGRLAREQWMRRFATYRQTYPELAEALFQMQRRELPIGWDHNLPIFPTNSKGLAGRDASATVLNVLAGRVPWLIGGSADLAPSTKTRLTSEEAGDFTPTNHGGRNLHFGVREHAMASIVNGLSLSKVRAFGSGFLIFSDYAKPAIRLSAIMELPVIHVFTHDSIGVGEDGPTHQPIEQLAALRAIPGLLVIRPADANEVVEAWRVIMQLHHEPAALILSRQALPTLDRTKYAPAAGLDRGAYVLAEAPGGYPEVLLLATGSEVALCLAAYERLTADGVQVRVVSMPCWELFERQNRAYREQVLPPHVTIRISVEQAATTGWDRYVGPAGISMGMNTFGASAPLKELQRKFGFTPDRLFTVVKERLASNRY; encoded by the coding sequence ATGACCATCCAACGCATCGATGAGCAATGTATCAACACCATCAGGACCCTCTCGATAGATGCGGTCCAGCAGGCAAATTCTGGACATCCAGGCACGGCGATGGCCCTAGCCCCGGTGGTCTACGGCTTGTGGCAGCATTTTCTACGGTTCGACCCTCAAGATCCGATCTGGCCGAATCGCGACCGGTTCGTGCTCTCGATCGGCCATGCCTCCATGTTGCTCTATTCGTTGCTGCATCTTTGCGGCGTGAAGGCGGTCAACCCTCAGTACGAGACGGTGGGAAAGCCGGCGGTGACGCTGGACGACATCAAGCAGTTCCGGCAGTTGAACAGCAAGTGCCCAGGTCATCCGGAATATCGCTGGACGACCGGGGTGGAGACGACGACTGGACCATTGGGACAAGGCGCCGCCACGAGCGTGGGGATGGCCATCGCCGGCCGTTGGATGGGGACGTACTTTAATCGCCCGGATTTCCAGATGATCAACTACGACGTCTATGCACTCTGCGGAGACGGCTGCATGATGGAAGGGGTGACGGGAGAGGCGGCATCGTTAGCCGGGCATCTCAAACTGTCCAATCTCTGTTGGATCTACGACAACAATCACATCACGATCGAAGGACGCACAGACCTGGCCTTCAGTGAAGACGTGGCGGCTCGTTTCTTCGCCTACGGGTGGAAGGTGACGAGAGTGGCCGACGCCAACGACCTCTTCATGCTCGATCGGGCACTGACGACCTTTCGGGAGACCCAGGACCGGCCGACCCTGATCATTGTCGATAGTCATATCGCCTATGGATCGCCTCACAAGCAGGACAGCAGCGCAGCGCACGGAGAGCCGTTGGGCGAAGAGGAGGTCAAGCTGGCGAAACGCTACTACGGGTGGCCGGAGGATGCACGATTTCTCATACCTGCCGGTGTGCCGGAGCATTTCCAGCATCTCATGGGCACACGAGGACGACTGGCGCGTGAGCAGTGGATGAGGCGATTCGCTACCTATCGACAGACCTACCCAGAACTGGCGGAAGCTCTGTTTCAGATGCAACGCCGAGAGCTGCCCATCGGGTGGGACCATAATTTGCCGATCTTTCCGACTAATTCGAAGGGACTGGCAGGGAGAGATGCATCCGCGACGGTGCTGAATGTCCTGGCAGGTCGCGTGCCGTGGCTCATCGGGGGCTCGGCGGACCTGGCTCCGTCAACGAAGACTCGCCTGACCTCCGAAGAGGCCGGTGATTTCACTCCCACGAATCATGGGGGAAGAAATCTGCATTTCGGGGTGCGAGAACACGCGATGGCGTCGATCGTCAATGGCCTCTCCCTCTCGAAAGTGCGGGCCTTCGGGTCCGGCTTCCTGATCTTCAGCGATTATGCGAAACCGGCGATCAGACTCAGTGCCATCATGGAACTTCCGGTCATCCATGTGTTTACGCACGATTCGATCGGCGTGGGGGAAGATGGCCCGACCCATCAGCCGATCGAGCAGTTGGCGGCATTACGGGCGATTCCGGGCCTGCTCGTCATTCGACCGGCCGACGCCAATGAAGTCGTGGAGGCCTGGCGTGTGATCATGCAGCTCCATCATGAGCCCGCTGCACTGATCTTGAGCAGGCAGGCGCTTCCGACTCTCGATCGCACGAAATATGCGCCTGCCGCTGGTTTGGACCGAGGCGCCTATGTTCTGGCTGAGGCGCCAGGGGGATATCCGGAGGTCCTGTTGTTAGCGACGGGGAGTGAAGTGGCGCTCTGCCTCGCGGCCTATGAACGACTGACCGCCGACGGTGTGCAGGTACGGGTGGTCAGCATGCCTTGCTGGGAATTGTTTGAGCGGCAGAATCGAGCCTACCGCGAGCAGGTGCTCCCTCCCCACGTCACGATTCGGATTTCCGTCGAACAAGCCGCCACCACCGGGTGGGACCGCTATGTCGGTCCGGCCGGGATCAGTATGGGCATGAATACCTTCGGGGCGTCAGCGCCGCTCAAAGAACTGCAACGGAAGTTCGGGTTTACTCCCGATCGATTGTTCACCGTGGTCAAGGAACGACTGGCCAGTAACCGGTATTGA
- the sthA gene encoding Si-specific NAD(P)(+) transhydrogenase has product MRAGYDFDLLCIGSGPAGQRAAIQAAKLGKRAAVVEKRPSLGGVCLEMGTIPSKTFREAVWSLSQGGGVYRDPAFRLDGENMRRPSVEALLQRVGMVGRHESQVIEQQLFRNEVQMIRGEASFVDPHTLLVASGEGRRMVTAENIVIAVGTYPASPPGVPADGDLILTSDDLVRLQRLPKKLVVVGGGIIGIEYASVFAALHIQVILVDKRDRLLEFLDRESVDELMQQMRKQRVTFRLGEAVERLEVTTGNPRQAVVHLESGKMIVADQVLFSVGRIGATGCLNLDAVGLKSDERGRLTVDRQFRTAVPHIFAVGDVIGYPSLASTSFLQGRLAASYAFGVDPGQMVEHLPIGIYSIPEISAIGPPEHELTQKKEPYETGIARYGEIARGQILGDESGFLKLLFHREDQRLLGIHAVGTGATELIHIGQAVLELGGGLSYFLRSVFNYPTLAECYNVAALNAFNKFAAVGHGTSTLRWQ; this is encoded by the coding sequence ATGAGGGCAGGCTATGATTTTGATCTCTTGTGCATCGGCAGCGGTCCCGCGGGGCAACGGGCCGCGATTCAGGCCGCGAAACTCGGCAAACGGGCTGCCGTCGTGGAGAAACGTCCTTCCCTGGGAGGCGTCTGTTTGGAGATGGGGACGATCCCGAGCAAGACATTTCGCGAAGCAGTGTGGTCCCTGTCTCAGGGCGGCGGAGTGTACCGAGACCCGGCATTTCGTCTCGATGGCGAGAACATGCGCCGCCCTTCGGTGGAGGCGCTCCTCCAACGTGTGGGGATGGTCGGACGTCACGAATCGCAGGTGATTGAACAACAGCTGTTCCGGAACGAGGTGCAGATGATCAGAGGAGAGGCCTCGTTTGTGGATCCGCATACGCTGCTGGTGGCGTCTGGTGAGGGGCGGCGGATGGTCACGGCGGAGAACATTGTCATTGCGGTGGGAACCTATCCGGCTTCGCCCCCCGGTGTGCCGGCGGATGGTGACCTCATCCTGACGAGCGATGATCTCGTGCGGTTGCAGAGACTACCCAAGAAGCTCGTCGTTGTCGGTGGGGGAATTATCGGCATCGAGTATGCATCGGTGTTTGCTGCGCTTCACATCCAGGTAATCCTGGTGGATAAGCGCGACCGGCTCTTAGAGTTTTTGGATCGTGAGAGCGTCGACGAACTCATGCAGCAGATGAGAAAGCAGCGGGTCACATTTCGCTTGGGAGAAGCCGTCGAGCGGCTGGAGGTCACGACTGGAAACCCGCGGCAGGCGGTCGTCCATCTGGAGTCGGGGAAAATGATCGTCGCCGACCAAGTCCTCTTTTCGGTCGGGCGAATCGGAGCCACTGGCTGTTTGAATCTGGATGCGGTGGGTCTCAAGTCAGATGAGCGCGGCCGACTGACTGTGGACCGGCAATTCAGAACGGCGGTGCCGCATATTTTCGCCGTTGGCGACGTCATCGGCTATCCGAGTTTGGCGTCGACTTCATTTCTGCAGGGGCGACTGGCGGCCTCCTATGCCTTCGGCGTGGATCCAGGGCAGATGGTCGAACATCTGCCGATCGGTATCTACTCCATTCCGGAGATCTCGGCGATCGGACCTCCGGAACATGAACTGACGCAGAAGAAGGAGCCCTACGAAACCGGTATTGCGCGCTATGGAGAGATCGCACGAGGACAGATTCTCGGAGACGAAAGCGGGTTTCTCAAATTGCTGTTCCATCGCGAGGACCAGCGGCTGCTCGGCATCCATGCGGTGGGCACCGGCGCGACGGAACTGATCCATATCGGACAGGCGGTGTTGGAATTAGGCGGCGGACTGTCCTACTTCCTGCGGTCGGTCTTCAACTACCCGACCTTGGCGGAGTGTTACAACGTTGCGGCGTTGAATGCGTTCAACAAGTTCGCCGCTGTTGGTCACGGAACATCCACGCTGAGATGGCAATGA